A stretch of the Malus sylvestris chromosome 10, drMalSylv7.2, whole genome shotgun sequence genome encodes the following:
- the LOC126587878 gene encoding uncharacterized protein LOC126587878 isoform X2 produces the protein MSLHITPDKLDGSNYSSWSQSVRIYITGRGKWSYVSGTKMAPAEADALYAIWEEENAMVQSWLLNSMTRDVRAIFLQLSTAKDVWDAVTQTYSIEKDASKLYELRRQALATRQNGEPLSAYYGKLQQIWQEIDFLRPGKLKCAADIATRETEISEERLYDFLAGLDPHLDHVRSQVLTQTTLPSVRAAYALVNAEASRQTIMLVGPQVEGSAMVAAPSRFPRGVSNSRLGGSKTTDTRKCTYCDKDKHTRDTCFKLHGYPDWWVQKKENQKKGIGGSQAHLTPTPSIPRVDRSAHLVSPTTASTSLVDAGYSNESIDWSW, from the exons ATGTCTCTACATATCACCCCAGACAAGTTGGATGGGTCCAACTATTCCTCATGGTCCCAAAGTGTCCGCATCTACATCACTGGCAGAGGTAAATGGTCTTATGTCAGTGGAACAAAAATGGCACCAGCAGAAGCTGATGCATTGTATGCTATATGGGAGGAAGAGAATGCCATGGTTCAATCTTGGTTACTCAACTCCATGACCAGAGATGTACGGGCCATTTTTCTCCAACTCTCTACTGCAAAAGATGTTTGGGATGCTGTTACCCAAACTTACTCAATTGAAAAAGATGCATCAAAGTTATACGAACTTCGCCGTCAAGCACTGGCGACTCGCCAGAATGGAGAACCTTTATCTGCATATTATGGTAAACTTCAGCAAATATGGCAAGAAATTGATTTCTTGCGTCCTGGAAAATTGAAGTGCGCTGCTGATATTGCTACCCGAGAGACAGAAATTTCGGAAGAAAGATTGTATGATTTTCTGGCTGGTCTTGATCCTCATTTAGATCATGTTCGCAGTCAAGTTTTGACTCAAACAACTCTGCCTTCTGTTCGTGCTGCTTATGCTCTTGTGAATGCTGAAGCAAGTAGGCAAACCATTATGTTGGTTGGCCCACAAGTGGAAGGATCCGCCATGGTAGCTGCTCCGTCTCGATTTCCCCGTGGAGTCTCCAATTCTCGATTAGGTGGATCCAAAACTACTGATACAAGGAAGTGTACTTATTGTGACAAGGATAAGCATACTAGAGACACTTGCTTCAAGCTGCATGGATATCCTGATTGGTGGgttcaaaagaaggaaaatcaaaagaaaggcATTGGTGGATCACAAGCACACCTGACACCAACGCCTTCCATACCTCGGGTGGATCGATCTGCTCACTTAGTTTCTCCAACTACTGCTTCTACTTCCTTAGTCGATGCAG GATATTCGAACGAAAGCATTGATTGGTCATGGTAG
- the LOC126587878 gene encoding uncharacterized protein LOC126587878 isoform X1: MSLHITPDKLDGSNYSSWSQSVRIYITGRGKWSYVSGTKMAPAEADALYAIWEEENAMVQSWLLNSMTRDVRAIFLQLSTAKDVWDAVTQTYSIEKDASKLYELRRQALATRQNGEPLSAYYGKLQQIWQEIDFLRPGKLKCAADIATRETEISEERLYDFLAGLDPHLDHVRSQVLTQTTLPSVRAAYALVNAEASRQTIMLVGPQVEGSAMVAAPSRFPRGVSNSRLGGSKTTDTRKCTYCDKDKHTRDTCFKLHGYPDWWVQKKENQKKGIGGSQAHLTPTPSIPRVDRSAHLVSPTTASTSLVDAGNFGFALNTTIVPPNKPWIIDSGASDHMTNNSTWIFERKH, translated from the exons ATGTCTCTACATATCACCCCAGACAAGTTGGATGGGTCCAACTATTCCTCATGGTCCCAAAGTGTCCGCATCTACATCACTGGCAGAGGTAAATGGTCTTATGTCAGTGGAACAAAAATGGCACCAGCAGAAGCTGATGCATTGTATGCTATATGGGAGGAAGAGAATGCCATGGTTCAATCTTGGTTACTCAACTCCATGACCAGAGATGTACGGGCCATTTTTCTCCAACTCTCTACTGCAAAAGATGTTTGGGATGCTGTTACCCAAACTTACTCAATTGAAAAAGATGCATCAAAGTTATACGAACTTCGCCGTCAAGCACTGGCGACTCGCCAGAATGGAGAACCTTTATCTGCATATTATGGTAAACTTCAGCAAATATGGCAAGAAATTGATTTCTTGCGTCCTGGAAAATTGAAGTGCGCTGCTGATATTGCTACCCGAGAGACAGAAATTTCGGAAGAAAGATTGTATGATTTTCTGGCTGGTCTTGATCCTCATTTAGATCATGTTCGCAGTCAAGTTTTGACTCAAACAACTCTGCCTTCTGTTCGTGCTGCTTATGCTCTTGTGAATGCTGAAGCAAGTAGGCAAACCATTATGTTGGTTGGCCCACAAGTGGAAGGATCCGCCATGGTAGCTGCTCCGTCTCGATTTCCCCGTGGAGTCTCCAATTCTCGATTAGGTGGATCCAAAACTACTGATACAAGGAAGTGTACTTATTGTGACAAGGATAAGCATACTAGAGACACTTGCTTCAAGCTGCATGGATATCCTGATTGGTGGgttcaaaagaaggaaaatcaaaagaaaggcATTGGTGGATCACAAGCACACCTGACACCAACGCCTTCCATACCTCGGGTGGATCGATCTGCTCACTTAGTTTCTCCAACTACTGCTTCTACTTCCTTAGTCGATGCAGGTAACTTTGGTTTTGCCTTGAACACTACAATTGTTCCTCCCAATAAACCTTGGATCATTGATTCAGGGGCTTCTGACCACATGACCAATAACTCTACATG GATATTCGAACGAAAGCATTGA